The following is a genomic window from Oncorhynchus kisutch isolate 150728-3 linkage group LG6, Okis_V2, whole genome shotgun sequence.
atgaccccaagcatacttccaaagttgtggcaaaatggcttaaggacaacaaagtcaaggtattggagtggccatcacaaagacctgacctcaatcctatagaaaatgtgtgggcagaactgaaaaggcgcgTGCGAACAAGGTCTACAAACGTGACTcagtcacaccagctctgtcaggaggaatgggccaaaattcacccaacttattgtgggaagcttgtggaaggctacccaaaacgtttgacccaagttaaacaatgtaaaggcaatgctaccaaatactaattgagtgtatgtaaacttctgacccactgggaatgtgaaataaaagttgaaataaatcattctctctgccattattctgacatttcacattcttaaaataaagtggtgatcctaactgacctaaaacagggcatttttactaggattaaatgtcaggaattgtgaaaaactaagtttaaatgtatttgactaaggtgtatgtaaacttccaacttcaactgtatgtaaggtCATCTTGCCTTAAGATTAGTTTAACCTGGCCATTCTACCCACAAAATAATGTATAATAAAATGCAAAAGGCACTCACTCACCTGCAAGAGAACTTGGTTGAAGCGTAGGCTATtcgtaacagtagcagtagcaaaGGTTGCAGGTTCACCCAAAACTGCAGACATGAAGCAAAGACTTTGAGTGCAAAACTGCAGTCTACTTGGTCAGCCACTGGGGGGGTTGAGCGTATTTTGTTTGACCTTCTTTTTTGGTGTTTCCGGTTTACCTCACACGAGACTTCCGCCCTAGCTCGCGGCAATCAAAACATGGTGGACGGCATCAATTAGCCAAAAGCGTTTATGTCAGTGTGATCTAAAAGGGTATCACATACATTAGTAAGATACAGGCAACGGCATTTATAGTTGACAATTCACCCGATTGGAAAGTAAGAGAGGGGAAAGGCGCACTGCCCACAGTTTTCACGTGGATAAAGGTAGAGTCAATTCAAGTTAGCTTTTTCGTTACCTGTTCATCGAGCTAGTTGACtggctaatttagctagctaacgttatgctGATGTGAAACCTGCAGACTTTGGTGATATAGCTACCGTTGGTTACAAAAtgtgctagctaactaactatttAACATTTCAGCAAATTAATATTGGCGAGTATTTGCATTATCTatggctagctaacattagaacTGGTACAGCTTTGCTAGCTAATTTACCTAACGTTAGTTGTTAGTTTGGACTAGTTAACGTATACTTCTGACTAGCTGCTATTCAAACAATAATTGTTTTGTGACATTGTGCTGGGAGACGAACTTGTATGTACAAGTATGTTTCCCAGCACAATGTCAAAAGGCAATTCATTATTGGTTTAATCACAGCAAGAGAGTGAACGTTATTTATAAAAAGGacctctgaaatgaaaatggatggtCCTCCCTagagcaaaatatattttacctaaACACTCCCTGAACGCAAAAAAGGAGTGACCCACCCCTATACctaaaataataatgaaaacaaagtggatagcagagaacatgtctaCCGTTTACCCTCACCTATTGGACAGACAAGAGCCTTAAATATGAATATTTGTTTAATACCGTACCATTTTCCAAAATTACAGGCTAAGAATGAACATATGCCAGTGTGTTCATCTCATCATATTAATCCAATGCCAAATAAATGTCTTGTTTGCAATGAAACTGCCCCTGTTTGCAAATAATAACATCTGAGACCtcattaggaatctgagcatggtGCTTTCCAAAGTTAGGCCTAACTTATCACCCCAGGCAGAGTAGACTGACGCAGAAAAATGGCAGCTTTAACTGCTCGCTACTCTTCTTCTGTAGCTCAACCCAACGAGAGAAGGTCACAAGCGTTTAcctaaaagctgtctgggtttaaacatcttATATTGTATAGAAAGTGAATAACTTAATCAATTGGTAGTGACAGAATaagattacttcccaagcaaaggACATTTTTTCTCTCTATGCTAGAAACAATGATATCCCCATATGCATCGGAATCATGTCTTTTCTGGatattttacagcttgtttctagcataaagcatcGCGGACCAAAGCGCTGTTATAGATCACTTTATATAATCAGATCTGTTTTTTCTTTTTTGCAATTTTCTTTAATAAAAAGCAGGCCTATGGCATACCATCTCATACCCCATCAGTTTGAGTCTTGGTTTTAACTTAGCCTCCTTGTCAGTGAAGTGCTGTTATTTAAAGAGTGGATGGTGGAATTGACCAACAAATCTATTGACatagcagcctatagcctaaGTTAGTCTGCCAACCAGGTGGGCCTACCTCTTATTTTttaaataggctccaacacaaagccctcttgttaGTAAACTAATTCAAATTAAGACTGTTGAAATGAATTATGCCTATTTGAATTTGCCTGctttcagcaccatgagctgtccatttccGATTGATTGCTTCatttcagcaccacaatgtaagTTACTCGAATCcggcttattgtgaggtcaataactctgataaataggcctacatcatgaGCAAGAAACCCATATAGTAGTAGCAAGCTATAAAAGTTGACCTCCAGCCTTCCTTTTCATCTTTGCGCTCTCCTTCTCAAACTTAACTGAAGATAGGCtatagcagtgtttcccaaccctggtcctctaATACTCCCAACAGTACACTGTTTTGTTGTGGCCCTTGACAAACACAcatcattgagggcttgatgattaggtGTAGTTGAATCGGGTatgcttgtccagggttacaatagAAATGTGTACTATTGGAGGTACTTAttaaggaccagggttgggaaacactgttcaTGCGCAAGAGTGCATTTTTTTGGGAAGAAGCCCAAAAACTCTCCCTCTGAACTGCCACCGTAGGTCTACACAGCGCAGCCATTGGTTAGGAATCACACAAAGAAAAGTTTTTATTTagcaagagcagagcaggctGGGGCTCCTGGTTGGAATATACATTGCAGTGTGTAATACAGCCCATTTgtatttacaccatcccagcagctatcTTAGAAGTATAACTTGTAGATTTTCTCCTGATTCCAATAAGTTGATACTGTATCTTCCCTGGCAGGGTGAAGGAGACGCGCCATCACCATGGGGCGACGTTCGACCTCCTCCACCAAGAGTGGGAAGTTCATGAACCCCACAGACCAGGCCAGTAAGTAACGTCATACCCTTTCCGTCGTCATGTGACCGCTCACATCATACGTTCACCTCACCTTGAGCATGACCACATCAGTGGACACCCATTGTTACTTAAGCTTCAGGGGATCTCATGTCTGTGAAAGGAAAATAATTTCTGTGTCTGTTATTGAGCTCAGCAGCACTATGAACAATAGTAAAGGCATCAATGTAGAAGACTGTAAGGTAACAGGTTCTACATCAAACTTAATGCGGTGCCTTTTCCTCTTCAGGGAAGGAGGCCAGGAAACGGGAGCTGAAGAAGGTAAGACCTTGGCTGACAAGTTGAATGTCAATGACAGGTTGACTTTGTAGTCTGTCTATAAATCTCACTGTGTTCTTCTTTGCTGCGCCACAGAACAAGAAGCAGAGGATGATGGTGAGAACAGCTGTACTGAAGATGAAGGACCCCAGACAGATCATCAAAGACATGGAGAAGCTGGATGAAATGGGTGAGCCATTGCAAACGGGTTTTAAACAAGGTTGTGCGTTTATTTGTCTTCCAAAAAGATCTTGCTAATCATTTTCTTTTCTCCTGTTCACATCCATTCTctatctgttttttttctgtgcCAGAGTTCAACCCTGTGCAGCAGCCACTGCTGAATGAGAAGGTGCTGAGGGACAAGAGGAAGAAGCTACGGGAGACGTTTGAGCGCATCGTACGTTTGTACGAAAGAGAGAACCCAGACACTTACAAGGAGCTACGCAAACTGGAGCTGGACTATGAGAGCAATCGCGGCAAGCTGTCACTCTACTTCGACTCAGTCAAGGTGTGTATGCTATGCTGATGAACATGTATGAATTGCACAGATAAACAGAGCAGTGCTGAGATCATGTCATAATTTTTTGCTGTTGTTCACTATTTCTCTTCCTCGCTCTGTCAACTAGAATGCTGAACTGGTGGAGGTGGATAGCATCCCACTCCCAGAGATGCCCCACGCCCCCTCCAGCATCCTGATCCAGGACATCCCCCTGCCTGGGGCCCAGCCTCCCTCCATCCTGAAGAAGGGCTCCTCGTTTAGGTGGGCATTCCCCTGAATTTACagtactgtctcagtatcattcCTATGGACCATACCACAACCCTACCAGCTGCTCTGtaaacactctctctttctctctcagtaagGGGATCAGTGCCTCCATGTCTGCAGCGGTGGCAGGCGTCCCTCGGTTACCCCCTGGTAGGAAACCCCCGGGTCCCCCACCTGGCCCCCCACCGTCTCAGGTCCTGGCACTGTACGCCTCACGCAGGGCCCAGTTTGCAGCAGATGCAGGTACTGCACACACACCTCACTACTGCTTGTTTGCACATGGGATCAGGAGGAATAAATTCATTCTACTTTCTCATCCAAATCCACCTTTCTCTGCCTACAACCAGATCCATCCAACCAGGCCTCTGACATGGAGAAAGCCATGGACACTatgctgatgggaggagagagggacagtgggaGCGAGAGCGATGGAGACGATGGGGAGGAAGACGACAGCGACTCTGAAGAGgacagtgaaggagagagggatgacggAGGCGAGGTTGACAAGAGGATGATGGAGGACGatagagagaagggcagagaggaGGACCGAGGGGACAGACATGCAGGTGAGAGGCAGAGCTCTGTCCGCATATGTGCTTTCTTGATCACCCCAAGTGTGTTGGGTTCAGTCTTCAAGTCTGTGCACTACTTGGTGTTGTAGTTTAAAGAATGATAACACAGATATGGCGTTTTACACAAGGTTGTGTGATATGTTTTGCAGGACGCAGTGTGCGGTTTGCAGACATGCCCCCCTCAGCACCCAGGGAGAAGAGCAAGAAGAAGAGGATTGTGAAGAAGAAAAAGGCCATCACTCCTCTGCAGGCTATGATGCTTAGGATGGCAGGTACTGTATCTCCTTCAGTCTGCACACAACACCACTACCACACTTCAGCAGGACTTGATGATGCAGATGAATGATTGGATTGTTGACACTATTTTGGAGAATGACGTAATTTAAAGAGGTTTGTATGGAGGATGATTTCTCCATGGGAACTAGGTTATAATTTCTTCCTTCATCCCTTTCTCACTCATCCCCTTTATTATTTGTCTACAGGGCAGTCCATCCCtgaagacgaagaggaggaagaggaagttgAGGAGGAGTATACTGACTCTGACGACTCCGACATCGAGGATAGGGGACCACCAGGCGACAACCAATCTCATCTTATACCCAATCAGCGCATGCCTCCACCCTCTGTACCAATGGTAGGACAGCAACCACCTCTACACATGCAGGGTCCACCAGGAACAGGGCCTCCACCGTTAGGACCACCCCCAGCTCCTCCAATGAGGCCTCCTGGTCCGCCCTCTGGCCTGCCTCCCGGCCCTCCTCCAGGTTATTTGGTTTTATGTGTAGTAATGATTGGAGTACAGTGTCATCTTGTATGACGTTGCTTCATTACTATCAAATTACTAAAACAAAGCACTATGAGGTGATATGTCATATGATATGTCTTGTTTGTCATCCTAAGGTGCTCCCCCGTTTTTGAGGCCGCCTGGTATGCTAGGTGGTCCAAGGGGGCCGATGCCCCGGCTACTGCCCCCTGGACCCCCACCAGGTCGTCCCCCTGGCCCTCCCCCAGgcccccctccaggtctccctCCTGGTCCTCCACCCCGGGGACCCCCACCCAGACTGCCTCCCCCAGCTCCCCCAGGTATGTGTGGATGTATTTTTGTGCCTTTTATTGGAATTTCACGACTTTATCCCTTCTCCTTAAACACGGAACATTGTCAAaacatacatattttttaaacataacGACAGTTATGCAGTAGTACCGAAAGTTAACAGTAATAAAAATATATGTCAACATGGCACATACCTCAAGCTAAAAttaatgtaaaatgtattttgggCAGCAAAGCATGGGCATAAAGCAGGATTTCCCCCCACTCtaatctcctcttctccctttctgTAGGTATCCCCCCTCCACCACGATCTGGCCCCCCACGCCAACtcgcccctcccctctctcttttccccccgcCGCTTAACTCCAACGTCCTCAGTGCTCCCCCCAGCATAGTCCACCGCCAGAAACCCGGCTCCAACCCGGATGGCTCCCAGAGCAACCCCAATGCCTCCATGCTgccccctccctccatgcctatGTCCATGCGCCCAGGGATGCAGATGCCCCCTCCCCCGGGGACAAGTGCCCTGCCGTCGGGCGCAAACCCCACCAGCCACCACCATGCACCAACCATTGAGAAGCGGGCCAACATCACCTCTATCTCAGCCGGAGGCAGCAATCTGTCAACAGGCCAGGGGAGTGGCGGAGCCACCATCTCAGCCAAACCCCAGATCATCAACCCCAAGACGGAGGTCACCCGCTTCGTACCCACGGCGCTGAGGGTGCGCAGGGATAAAGGGGCCGGGAGCGGAGGAGGACCTAtggaaaagagaggaagaagagatgaaaGGGTGGGAGGCCAGAAGCAGCAATCGATGGCTGCCCCCATGGGGTCGGCCAACCCTACTCAGATGGGCCCAGTCTCTCAGCCCAACATGAAGACCAAGGACCAGATGTATGAGGCCTTCATGAGGGAGATGGAAG
Proteins encoded in this region:
- the LOC109891960 gene encoding WW domain-binding protein 11 encodes the protein MGRRSTSSTKSGKFMNPTDQARKEARKRELKKNKKQRMMVRTAVLKMKDPRQIIKDMEKLDEMEFNPVQQPLLNEKVLRDKRKKLRETFERIVRLYERENPDTYKELRKLELDYESNRGKLSLYFDSVKNAELVEVDSIPLPEMPHAPSSILIQDIPLPGAQPPSILKKGSSFSKGISASMSAAVAGVPRLPPGRKPPGPPPGPPPSQVLALYASRRAQFAADADPSNQASDMEKAMDTMLMGGERDSGSESDGDDGEEDDSDSEEDSEGERDDGGEVDKRMMEDDREKGREEDRGDRHAGRSVRFADMPPSAPREKSKKKRIVKKKKAITPLQAMMLRMAGQSIPEDEEEEEEVEEEYTDSDDSDIEDRGPPGDNQSHLIPNQRMPPPSVPMVGQQPPLHMQGPPGTGPPPLGPPPAPPMRPPGPPSGLPPGPPPGAPPFLRPPGMLGGPRGPMPRLLPPGPPPGRPPGPPPGPPPGLPPGPPPRGPPPRLPPPAPPGIPPPPRSGPPRQLAPPLSLFPPPLNSNVLSAPPSIVHRQKPGSNPDGSQSNPNASMLPPPSMPMSMRPGMQMPPPPGTSALPSGANPTSHHHAPTIEKRANITSISAGGSNLSTGQGSGGATISAKPQIINPKTEVTRFVPTALRVRRDKGAGSGGGPMEKRGRRDERVGGQKQQSMAAPMGSANPTQMGPVSQPNMKTKDQMYEAFMREMEGLL